Proteins from one Vicia villosa cultivar HV-30 ecotype Madison, WI unplaced genomic scaffold, Vvil1.0 ctg.002260F_1_1, whole genome shotgun sequence genomic window:
- the LOC131638311 gene encoding auxin-responsive protein SAUR71-like, which produces MDFVKKCKRVLRSSKSMHAEESCSGSYYKLSSETRHRKQKDSHKKPPHGCVCVYVGDERQRFIIKINIFNHPLFKQFLEDVENEYGYGKDGPLWLPCNVDMFCKTLVEIQSSPCHHFYAISLSPFIEP; this is translated from the coding sequence ATGGATTTTGTGAAGAAGTGTAAGAGAGTATTGAGAAGCAGCAAGAGCATGCATGCAGAGGAAAGTTGCAGCGGAAGCTATTACAAATTATCTTCAGAGACAAGGCACAGAAAGCAAAAAGACAGTCACAAGAAACCACCACATGGTTGTGTTTGTGTCTATGTTGGAGATGAGAGACAGAGATTCATAATCAAGATCAACATATTCAATCACCCTTTGTTCAAACAATTTTTAGAAGATGTTGAGAATGAATATGGATATGGAAAAGATGGTCCTCTTTGGCTTCCTTGCAACGTTGACATGTTTTGTAAAACACTTGTGGAGATACAAAGTTCACCATGTCACCATTTTTATGctatttctctttctcctttcatTGAACCCTAA